One genomic region from Apodemus sylvaticus chromosome 1, mApoSyl1.1, whole genome shotgun sequence encodes:
- the LOC127683528 gene encoding homeobox protein CDX-1-like yields the protein MPSSAPIETRPQRLQETARNLPFQVYYSPILTPTNPMQSSLSVPERDLHQQEFQGPPRKSGSVVLSEKYGDHQSGPVTSRKVRKERIVYSKKQKHLLQEHFDKCQYPNQDQCVKLAELVGVTARDIKIWFKNSRAKYKRMALQNITEALPETNGSSKPVFESTHFPGSIPLVAAENGEPMCSGTFSEVSIPKLNCIQESSLHHYQASDADRCSQQEDLLVGHAPIIDWDSGQSAAVEAQTDLAVTESTDVLEAATHCPEEAQGSGPSAEELWQRILDDFDKSEDWLTLDYTPNPTYFSQLLDHSRHL from the exons atgccttcaagtgcacccatagaaaccagaccccaaaggcttcaagagactgcaaggaacttaccctttcaagtttattacagtcccatattgaccccaacaaatccaatgcaatcaagtctttcagtccctgaaagggacctacatcagcaagagttccaaggaccaccaagaaaatcag gatctgtggtactgtcagagaaatatggtgaccatcaatctggccctgtgacttcaagaaaggtgcggaaggaacgcattgtgtactccaaaaaacaaaagcacctgctgcaagaacattttgataagtgtcagtacccaaaccaggatcaatgtgtgaagctggcagagttagttggtgtgacagcgagggacatcaag atctggtttaagaacagccgagctaagtacaagcggatggctctccagaatattacagaagctttgccagagaccaatggaagttcaaaaccagtttttgaatcaacccactttcctggttccatacctcttgttgctgctgagaatggagagcccatgtgttcaggcacatttagtgaggtttccattcccaaactcaactgcatccaggaatcttctctgcatcattatcaggccagtgatgcagacaggtgtagtcaacaggaagatctgcttgttggccatgctcccattatagattgggattctggtcaatcagcagcagttgaagcccagactgatctagcagtgactgaatctacagatgtcctagaagctgccacccattgcccagaggaggctcaag gttcaggtccatctgcagaggaactctggcaaagaatccttgacgactttgacaaatccgaggactggcttactctggattacaccccaaatccaacttacttctctcagctccttgaccattccagacatttatag